The DNA segment TCCGCGGCCCACGCACGGGCACCGGTGCGCTGCACCCACTCCACCAGCTCCAGCCACTCGTCCAGCGCGTCGGCGGCGATGTCCGGCGCGACCTCGTACGGCGCCCCCGCGGTGAGCGCCGCGTCCGCGCGGTGGACGGTGATCTCATGGGTCATCCGGCGCGCCCAGAAGCCGCTGGTGGCCATGCCGGTCCAGCTCCACACCCCGAGGTCGGGGCCCGCCTCGCGCAGCGCGCCGACGACCAGTTCGCCGCACTCCGCGAGCCACGCGTCCAGCGCGGCCGGATCGCCCTGCTCCTCGGGGCCGCCGCCGAGCGGAATCCGGTCCCACGGGATCATCTCCTGGGCCCGCTCCCGCACCAGCGTGCCGGACCAGCGCAGGGCGCCGCCCAGGTGCCGGACGAGCCGTTCCAGCGACCACTCCGGACAGGTCGGCACCGTGGCCGACAGATCCGCGCCGGAGGTGATCAGCTTCCTCAACTGCCCTACTTGCAGGGCGATTTCGTCACAGTAACGCTCATGCGCGAGGCGGGTCATGGGCCCACCCTAGGTCGCGCGTGATCAGTCGAGCACGACGATTTCGGCCGCGTCGAACTCCGCGCCCACCGTGTCTCCGCTCTCCGGCGCGTCCCGCAGTGCGCAGGCCGCTTCGAGGCGGGGGCCGTCCTGCGGCTGGAGGTGGACGGCGACATGGGTGCCCTTGAAGGTGCGGGCGGCGACCGTGCAGGTCAGCCCGGTGTCGGCGGGGACGAGCCGGACCCCGGCGGGCCGGACGAGCAGGGTCCTGGCGCCCTGCGGGGCGTCCTGCGGGACCGGCAGTTTGCCCCAGGGGCTGTCGGCGACCGCGCCCGTGACCGTCGCCGGGACCACGTTCTCGAAGCCGAGGAAACGGGCCACGAACGCGTCGGCGGGGCGCTGCCAGACGTCCAGTGGCGTGCCGGACTGGGCGATCCGGCCGTCCCGCATCACCACCACCCGGTCGGCCAGCGCGAACGCCTCGCCCTGGTCATGGGTGACGGCGAGCACGGTCGTACCCAACCGCCCGAAGAGTTCCCGGAGTTCGACCACCAGGCGTTCGCGCAGGGAGCGGTCGAGCTGGCCGAGGGGTTCGTCCAGCATCAGCAGCCGGGGCCGGGGGGCGAGCGCGCGGGCGAGGGCGACGCGCTGCTGCTCGCCGCCGGACAGCGCGACCACCGCCCGGCGGGCCGCGCCCGGCAGCCCGACCAGATCCAGCAACTCGCCGACCCGGGCGTCCCGTTCGCCCTTCGCCACGCCGTGCATGCGCAGCCCGAACGCCACATTGGCGCCGACGTCGCGCTGCGGGAAGAGCTGGTGGTCCTGGAACATCAGGCCGACCCCGCGCTGATGCGCGGGCACCCCGCCCTGGTCCCGTCCGGCGAGCGACACCCGCCCGGCGTCGAGGGTCTGGAGCCCGGCGACGGCCCGCAACAGCGTGGACTTGCCGCTGCCGCTGGGTCCGAGCACGCACACCACCTCGTGCTCGGCGACCTCCAGGTCCACCGCGTCCAGCACGGCCCGCCCGCCGAAGCGCACGGTCGCGCCCTGAAGGCTCAGCATCAGAACTCCCCTGTCCGGTCCGTCCGCAGCCGCTCCAGGAGGAGCAGGGCGGCGGCGCACACCACCATCAGAATGGTCGAAAGGGCCATCGCCTGGCCGTAGTTGAGGTCGCCGGGGCGGCTGAGCAGCCGGGCCACGGCGACCGGCAGGGTCGGGTTGTCGGGCCGCGCGATGAACACGGTCGCGCCGAACTCGCCGAGCGAGACGGCGAACGCGAACCCGGCCGCGACCAGCAACGCCCGCCGTACCAGCGGGAGATCGATCTCCCGCCACACCCGCCAGGGCGAGGCCCCGAGCACGGCCGCCGCCTCCCGCAGCCGGGCGTCGACCGCGCGCAGCACCGGCAGCATGGTGCGGACCACGAAGGGCGCGCCGACCAGGGCCTGGGCGAGCGGCACCAGGATCCAGGACTGGCGCAGGTCCAGCGGCGGCTTGTCGAGGGCGATCAGGAAGCCGAAGCCGACGGTCACGGCGGACACGCCGAGCGGCAGCATCAGCAGCGCGTCGAAGCCCCTCACCAGGCGGCCCGCGTCCCGGCGGGCCAGCGCGGCGGCGGCGAGGGCGCCGATCAGCACGGCGATGGCGGTGGCGGCGGCGGCGTACTGGAGCGAGGTCCACACCGCGTGCACCGGCGCCACCAGGAACGTACCGCCGTCGGTGCGGGCAAGCGCCCGGTAGTAGCCGAAGCCGGGGGCGTCGAGGGAGCGGCGGACGAGGACGGCGAGCGGCAGCACCAGGAGCAGCGCCACGGTGGCGAGGACGCCCGCGAGCAGGGTCCACTGCCCGGCGCCGCGCGGCCGGCGCGCGGTGAGCCCGGGGTCGACCAGGCGCAGGGCGCTCTCCCGGCGCCGTACCGTCCAGGCGTGGACGCCGAGGACCGCGCCGACGGCGGCGAACTGGACGAGGGTGAGGACGGCGGCCGTGGTCAGGTCGAAGAGCTCGGAGGTCTGCCGGTAGATCTCCACCTCGAGGGTGGAGAAGGTGGGGCCGCCGAGGATCTGGACCACGCCGAAGGAGGTGAAGGTGAACAGGAACACCATCAGCGCGGCGGCGGCCACGGCGGGCCCGAGGGCGGGCAGCGTCACCTTCCGCCACGCGGCGAACGGCGAGGCGCCGAGCATCCGCGCGGCCTCCTCCTGGCGCGGGTCGAGCTGGGCCCACAGGCCGCCCACGGTCCGTACGACGACCGCGTAGTTGAAGAAGACGTGCGCGAGCAGGATCGCCCACACGGTGGTGTCCAGGCGGACGCCCCACAGCTGGTCGAGCAGTCCGCCGTGGCCGACGAGCGCGAGGAAGGCGCTGCCGGCGACGACGGTCGGCAGGACGAACGGGACGGTGACGACGGCCCGCAGCGCCTGCTTGCCGGGGAAGTCGAGGCGGGCGAAGACGAACGCGGCGGGCAGCGCGAGCAGCAGGGTGAGCGCGGTGGAGGCGAGCGCCTGCCAGGTGGTGAACCACAGCACATGCCGGATGTCCGGCTGGCCGACCACGTCCGCGATCCGCCCGAACTGCCAGGAGCCGCCGGTCTTCAGGCCGCGCGCCACGATCGCGGCGACGGGCCAGGCGAAGAACACGGCGAAGAACGCGACGGGCAGGGCCATCAGCCCCAGCCGCGCCGCGCTCCCGCGTCGCGTCCGCGCGCGGGCGGTCACTTCAGTACGAGTGACGTCCACGTCTTGACCCACTGATCACGGTTGGCGGCGATCTTCTCGGGGGCCATCGTCTCGGGGTGCCGCGCCGGAGGACCGTACTTGGTGAAGTCGGCGGGCACCTCGGCGCCCGCGACCACCGGGTAGACGTACATGTTCAGCGGCATGTCCTGCTGGAACTCCCTGGAGATAAGGAAGTCGAGGAACGCCTTGGCGCCCTTGGGGTTCTGCGCGTTGCTCAGCAGCCCGGCGAACTCGATCTGCCGGAAGCAGGTGCCGGTCGCCACGCCGGTCGGGGCGGTGGCGGGGCGCTTCTTGGCGTAGATCACCTCGGCGGGCGGGGAGGAGGCGTACGACACGACGAGCGGCCGGTCGCCACCGGCCTTCTTGCCCTCCGAGGAGCCGGAGAACTCCTGGTAGTACGCCTGTTCCCAGCCGTCGACGACCTTGACGCCGTTGGCCTTGAGCTTCTTCCAGTAGTCCTGCCAGCCCTGGTCCCCGAACCGCGCGGCGCTGCCCAGCAGGAAGCCGAGGCCCGGCGAGGCGGTGGCCGCGTTCTCGGTGACCAGGAGGTTCTTGTACGCGGGCTTGGTGAGGTCGGCGTACGACTGCGGCGGCGCCAGGTGGTGCGCGCTGAAGTACGCCTTGTCGTAGTTGACGCAGATGTCGCCGTAGTCGACGGGCGTGACGCGGTGCTTGCCGTCGAGCTGGTACCGGGCGCCGACCTTGTCCAGGCCCTTGGCGGTGTACGGCTGGAACAGCCCGTTGTCGAGGGCGCGGGAGAGCAGGGTGTTGTCGACACCGAAGAGGACGTCGCCCTGGGGGTTGTCCTTGGTCAGGATGGCCTTGTTGACGGCCTGTCCGGCGTCGCCGTCCTTGAGGACGCGGACCTTGTACCCGGAGCGCTTCTCGAAGTCCGCGAGCACGCTCTTGGAGACGGCCCACGAGTCGTGGCTGACGAGGGTGACGGTCTTGCCGTCCGCCTTGTCCTGCCCCTGCGTCGAACCGCACGCGGACAGCGCGACCAGGCCGAAGCCGACCGCCGCGACCACGAAGGTCTTGTTGTGCACTTGGTTGTCCTCCTGGGGTTGGCCAGGAAGAACGCGGCCCTGCCCGGAGAACCCGGACAGGGCGCAACAGCTTGAGTAGTGACCGAACTTCCTACCCAGAATGACCTGGGCGAGGTTCAGAGGGTCTGCGGCCTGGTGCCGCACTCTCAGCGCTGTGGCGCTCCCCTGTCGGAATATGAAGATGTGATGGAACGGGCCCAGACTACCGCTCGGTGGCGGCGAGCTGACCGCAGGCTCCGTCGATCTCCTGCCCACGGGTGTCCCGGATCGTCACCGGCACACCGTGCGCGGCGATCGCCTCCACGAACGCCTTCTCGTCCTCGGGCCGCGAGGCCGTCCACTTGGAGCCGGGAGTCGGGTTCAGCGGGATGAGATTGACGTGCACGGGGCGGCCGCGCAGCAGCCGGCCGAGCCGGTCGCCGCGCCATGCCTGGTCGTTGATGTCGCGGATCAGCGCGTACTCGATCGACAGCCGGCGCCCGCTCTTCTCGGCGTACTCGAATCCGGCGTCCAGCACCTCGCGCACCTTCCACCGCGTGTTCACGGGGACGAGGGTGTCGCGCAGCTCGTCATCGGGGGCGTGCAGCGAGATCGCCAGGCGGCACTTGAAGCCCTCGTCGGAGAACCGGTGGATGGCGGGGACCAGGCCGACGGTGGAGACGGTGATGCCGCGCTGGGAGAGACCGAGGCCGTCCGGCGCCGGGTCGGTGAGCGCGCGGATGGCGCCGACGACCCGCTTGTAGTTGGCGAGCGGCTCGCCCATGCCCATGAACACGATGTTCGACAGCCGCGCCGGGCCGCCCGGCACCTCGCCGTCGCGCAGCGCCCGCATGCCGTCCACGATCTGGTGGACGATCTCCGCGGTGGACAGATTGCGGTCCAGGCCCGCCTGGCCGGTGGCGCAGAACGGGCAGTTCATCCCGCAGCCCGCCTGCGAGCTGATGCACATGGTGACCCGGTCCGGGTACCGCATCAGGACCGACTCCACGAGGGTGCCGTCGAACAGCCGCCACAGCGTCTTGCGGGTGGTGCCCTCGTCGGTCGCCAGATGCCGGACGACCGTCATCAGCTCCGGGAACAGCGCCTCGCGCAGCTTCTCCCGGGAGCCGGCCGGGATGTCGGTCCACTGCTCCGGGTCGTGCGCGTACCGCGCGAAGTAGTGCTGCGACAGCTGCTTGGCACGGAACGGCTTCTCACCGATCCCGGCCACCGCTTCCTTGCGCTCGGCGGGCGAGAGATCGGCGAGATGCCGCGGCGGCTTCTTGGCTCCGCGCGGCGCGACAAAGGTGAGTTCTCCGGGAATGGGCATGGTGGTACCAGTGTCGCAGATCCATTGGGGTGACCCGCGGCCGCTGGATTGTGGCGCGTATCGCGGTCCGGCCGCTCGGCTCCGGGGGTCCGGCCGGTACGGGAGCCGGCCGGCCGACGGGTGGCTTACATCGGTTTCGGCTTGATCATCGCGAAGGGGGCGCCCTGGGGGTCGGCGACCACGGTCATGCGGCCGGCCATCATGTCGAAGGGCGGGGCGAGGACCGTGCCGCCGCTTCTGACCAGGGCGTCCACGGTGGAGTCGACGTCGTCGACGGCGAAGTAGCTCAGCCAGTGGGCCGGGGTGCCGGGCGGGTCGTTCGCCAGCTGGGTGACGCCGCCGACCGGGCGGCCGCCGACCAGCAGCACCCAGTAGGAGTCCGCGCCCTCCATGGGCTCGATCTCGATGCCGAACGCCTCGCCGTAGAAGCCGGTGGCGCCGGGTACGTCGCTGGTGTGCAGCTCGTTCCAGGTCAGGGCGCCCGCCTCGTTGACCACCTGGGCGCCGGAGAACGCGCCGGGCTGCCAGACGCCGAAGACGGCGCCCTGCGGGTCGGCGGCGATCAGCATGCGGCCGAGATCGCCGACGTCCATCACCGGGACGATCAGGGTGCCGCCCGCCGAGACGATCGCGTCCTGGGTGGCCTGGGCGTCGGTGGACGCCAGGTAGCTGGTCCAGACGGTGGGCGGCGGCTCCGGCATGTCCTGGGGCTTGGGACCGAGGCCCGCCACGGCCTTGCCGTGCAGCTCGCAGACCGTGTAGCCGCCGAACTCGGCCGGTCCCGGCTGGCCCTGCCAGCCCAGCAGGTCGCGGTAGAAGTCCAGCGCGGCCTGCTGGTCCGACGCCATCAGGTCGACCCAGCACGGGGTGCCGGTCGCGTACGGGGTGGTGACTTCGGGCATCTCTCGCTCTCCCTACCAGGGGCCGCTCTTTGTCACCATCGTGTGGCCAAACACGGGCGCCCGCGCGCCAGGGGCGAGGCCCCGCGGGGCCGGATGAGCGGACGGCCGTACGACGACGGGCCCCGGCCCTGGGAACCAGGACGGGGGCCCGTACGGCCGTGACGGCACGCGACAGCGGGTTTCGTCAGGTGGAGCCGACGAAGAGCACCAGCAGCAGCCAGACCACCGGCGCCGTGGGCAGCAGGGAGTCCAGACGGTCCATGATGCCGCCGTGCCCCGGCAGCAGGGTGCCCATGTCCTTGATGCCGAGGTCCCGCTTGATCATGGACTCGCCGAGGTCGCCCAGGGTGGCGCTGGCCGCGACCGCGAGACCCAGCAGCAGCCCCTGCCACCAGTGGCCGCCGTCGATCAGGAACTGCATGCACAGCGCGCCCACGACCATCGCGAACGACACCGCGCCGAACAGGCCCTCGCGGGTTTTTCCGGGGCTGATCCGCGGGGCGAGCTTGTGCTTGCCGAAGCGCCAGCCGACCGCATAGGCGCCGGTGTCGCTGACCACGGTGAGCAGCAGGAAGGTCAGGACCCGCCAGGGACCGTCGTCCGCGGCGAGCATCAGGGCGACGAAGGTGGCCAGGAAGGGCACGTAGAACGCCGCGAAGACACCGGCCGTGACGTCCTTGAGGTAGCCCTCCGGTGGCTCCGTCATCCGCCAGACCAGCACCGCGAGCGCGGTGAGGGCCATGGCCACCCAGGCGCCCTCGGCGCCGCGCACATAGCCGGCCACCACCATCGCCGCACCGCCGACCGCGAGCGGCACGAGCGGCGCCTTGATCTGCTTGCGCTCCTGGAGCCTGCTGGTCAGCTCCCACAGACCGACGACGACGGCGACCGCGACCACCCCGACGAACACGGCCTTGACGATGAACAGCGACGCGATGATCACCACGCCGAGACCCACGCCGACGCCTATGGCCGCGCTGAGGTCGCGGCCCGCGCTCTTCTTCTGCGGCGCCGGCGCTGGCGCCGGCTGCGGGGCGTCGGGCATGGGTACCGGATTCTGGCTCGGGCTCGGGGTCGGAGCCGGGGTCGGCTGGGGCGTCCCGTACGGGGCCTGCGGCTGCGCCCCGTAGGGCTGCTGCCCGTACTGCGGCCGCTGCTCGAACGGCTGCTGCTGCGGCTGCTCGTACGGCGGCCGCTCCCCGTACGGGGGCTCCGCGCCGTACCGCGGCGGTGTCCCGTGCTGCGGCTGGGGCTCGTCCCGGAACAAGGGGCCGCTCAGCCGAGCAGCCCCCCGGGTGTCGTCCTGGTCTCCGCCATACGCGGGTACATCGGGCACGATGGGCATGGGGCGCGTGTGCTGCGCCGCGGGCGCATCGTACGCGGGACCCGCCGGGGCGTCCCCGCCCTGGACGGGCCCGCCCTCGGCGGGCCCCCAGTAGCCGGTCTGCCCCGCCGGTGGCGGCGCCCCCCAGGAAGAGTCGCTCATCAGACTTCGAGCAGTTCCGATTCCTTGTGCTTGAGGAGCTCGTCCACCTGAGCGACGTACTTCGCCGTCAGGTCGTCCAGCTCCTTCTCCGCACGGCGGCCCTCGTCCTCACCGATCTCGCCATCCTTGATCATCTTGTCGATGGCGTCCTTGGCCTTGCGGCGCACGGAACGGATGGAGACCTTGGAGTCCTCGGCCTTGCCCTTGGCGACCTTGATGTAGTCGCGACGGCGCTCCTCGGTCAGCTCGGGGAACACCACCCGGATGATGTTGCCGTCGTTGCTGGGGTTGACGCCCAGGTCGGAATCGCGGATCGCCTGCTCGATGTTGCGCAGCGCGCTCTTGTCGAACGGCGTGACGACCGCCATCCGCGGCTCCGGCACGGAGAACGAGGCCAGCTGGTTGATCGGCGTCAGGGCACCGTAGTAGTCGGCCACGATCTTGTTGAACATCGCCGGGTGCGCACGGCCGGTGCGGATCGCGGCGAAGTCCTCCTTGGCGACCACGACGGCCTTCTCCATCTTCTCCTCGGCTTCGAGGAGGGTCTCTTCGATCACCACTTGCTCCTGCGTGTCTTGAGTGAGGCCCGGCCGCGGTTCCTCAGCGGTTCGCCGGCCGGCTGCGTCGCGTCTTCTTCCTGCACGGTTCCCGACCGGCAGGACATTGTCCATCCCCCGGCCGAGGCGCGTCCCGTCCGTCCCTCGGACAGGTGTCGTACCCGGGCGACGGGGGGCGTGCCGGTCAGTTCCGGCTGCCGTGGTCACCCACCAGCGTGCCGATCTTCTCACCCTTGACGGCACGGGCGATATTGCCCTCGGCGAGAAGCTCGAAGACGAGGATCGGGAGCTTGTTGTCGCGGCACAGCGTGATCGCGGTGGCGTCGGCGACCTTCAGGTCCCGGGTGATGACCTCGCCGTAGCCGAGGGCGTCGAACTTGACGGCGTCGGGGTTGGTCTTGGGGTCGGAGTCGTAGACTCCGTCCACCCCGTTCTTGCCCATGAGCAGCGCCTCGGCGTCGATCTCCAGGGCGCGCTGGGCGGCGGTGGTGTCGGTGGAGAAGTAGGGCATGCCCATACCGGCGCCGAAGATGACCACGCGGCCCTTCTCCAGGTGGCGCACGGCGCGCAGCGGGATGTACGGCTCGGCGACCTGGCCCATGGTGATGGCGGTCTGCACCCGGCTGTCGATGCCCTCCTTCTCCAGGAAGTCCTGGAGGGCGAGGCAGTTCATCACGGTGCCGAGCATGCCCATGTAGTCGGAGCGGGCGCGGTCCATGCCGCGCTGCTGGAGTTCGGCGCCGCGGAAGAAGTTGCCGCCGCCGATGACGACCGCGACCTGCGCGCCGTCCCGTACGACGGCCGCGATCTCGCGAGCGATCTTGTGCACCACGTCCGGGTCGACACCCAGGCCGCCGCCACCGGAGAACGCCTCTCCGGACAGCTTCAGCAGAAACCGGCCGCGTACTTTGCCGTCGTCGCTCTTCTGGGCCTTGTCGGTCATGGGAGATCCCGCCTCTTTCACGTGTTGCACATACGAAGAAGGCCATTGCCGGTGGGGTCGCTATTCGCTCCCATACGCGGCAATGGCCTCCTCGTCAGATCTGCTGCCGTCCGCCCCACACCCGGGTGTGGCGGTGGTCGCGGACGACTGCTGTCGACCCTATCGGGATTTCTCCGCGGGTCGCGCGTCGATCGCGGTACGGACTCAGATGCCGACCTTGATGCGCGTGAAGCGCTTCAGGGTGACACCGGCCTCGTCCAGCACCTTCTGGACCGACTTCTTGTTGTCCAGCGCGTACGGCTGGCCCAGCAGGGTGGCGTCCTTGAAGAAGCCGTTGACGCGACCGTCGACGATCTTGGCGATCGCGGCCTCGGGCTTGCCCTCGGCGCGGGTCGTCTCCTCGGCGATGCGACGCTCGGACTCGACGACGTCGGCCGGGACGTCTTCCTTGGCCAGGTACTTCGGCGCGAACGCGGCGATGTGCTGGGCGATGCCCTTGGCGACGTCGGCGTTCGGCTTGTCCAGCTCGACCAGGACACCGATCTGCGGGGGCAGGTCGGGCATGGTGCGGTGCATGTAGGCGGTGACGTAGCCGTCGGAGAACCGCGCGAAGCGGTCCAGGACGATCTTCTCACCGAGGTTGGCGTTGGCCTCGTCCACGAACGCCTGGACGGTCTTGCCGGGCTCGATCTCGGAGGCGAGCAGGGCCTCGATGTCGGCCGGGGAGATCTTCGCGACGTGCTCGGCGATGGTCTTGGCCACGGCCTGGAACTTGTCACCCTTGGCGACGAAGTCCGTCTCGCACTTCAGCTCGACCAGGACGCCGGAGGCGTTGTCGTCGGCGATGATGGAGACCACGGCACCGTTCTCGGCGGAGCGGCCCTCGCGCTTGGCGACGCCCTTCTGGCCCTTGATGCGCAGCGCCTCGACGGCCTTGTCGACGTTGCCCTCGGCCTCGTCCAGCGCCTTCTTGCAGTCCATCATGCCGGCGCCCGTGAGCTCACGGAGCTTCTTGACGTCGGCGGCGGTGTAGTTCGCCATGAGTCAGTGAGTCTTTCTCGAAGTCTGGGAGATCTTCAGATCCGCACGGTGTGCGCTCCACATGGAGACACGGAACGCATACGTCGTACCGACCTATGGGTGAACAGCGGGGGCGGAGTCGATGTCGCCGCCCCCACTGTCAAACGCTGACGCGGCGGATCAGACCTGCTCGCCCTCGGCGGCCTTCTCCTCGGCCGGAGCGGCCTCGGCGGCGGGAGCCTCAGCCTCGGCGGCGGGCGCCTCGGTGGCCTCGGCCTCAGCGGCAGGAGCCTCGGCGGCAGGGGCCTCGGCGGCGGCCTCGGCGGCAGGAGCCTCGTCCTTCTTCTCACCCTCGAGCAGGTCGCGCTCCCACTCGGCGAGCGGCTCGCCCGCGGCCTTCTCGCCCTTGTCACCGGTGGCGACGCGAGAGCGGGAGATGAGGCCCTCGGCGACGGCGTCGGCGATCACGCGGGTGAGCAGGGTGACGGAGCGGATCGCGTCGTCGTTGCCCGGGATCTTGTAGTCGACCTCGTCGGGGTCGCAGTTGGTGTCGAGGATCGCGACGACCGGG comes from the Streptomyces sp. SUK 48 genome and includes:
- a CDS encoding maleylpyruvate isomerase family mycothiol-dependent enzyme — its product is MTRLAHERYCDEIALQVGQLRKLITSGADLSATVPTCPEWSLERLVRHLGGALRWSGTLVRERAQEMIPWDRIPLGGGPEEQGDPAALDAWLAECGELVVGALREAGPDLGVWSWTGMATSGFWARRMTHEITVHRADAALTAGAPYEVAPDIAADALDEWLELVEWVQRTGARAWAAELRGPARSIHLHATDAAPALNAEWLVELDESGVSWRRGHEKATVALRGPLTSVLLAFYRRLPLDTPGLEVVGERPVLEFWLENSDFG
- a CDS encoding ABC transporter ATP-binding protein, whose amino-acid sequence is MLSLQGATVRFGGRAVLDAVDLEVAEHEVVCVLGPSGSGKSTLLRAVAGLQTLDAGRVSLAGRDQGGVPAHQRGVGLMFQDHQLFPQRDVGANVAFGLRMHGVAKGERDARVGELLDLVGLPGAARRAVVALSGGEQQRVALARALAPRPRLLMLDEPLGQLDRSLRERLVVELRELFGRLGTTVLAVTHDQGEAFALADRVVVMRDGRIAQSGTPLDVWQRPADAFVARFLGFENVVPATVTGAVADSPWGKLPVPQDAPQGARTLLVRPAGVRLVPADTGLTCTVAARTFKGTHVAVHLQPQDGPRLEAACALRDAPESGDTVGAEFDAAEIVVLD
- a CDS encoding iron ABC transporter permease, with translation MALPVAFFAVFFAWPVAAIVARGLKTGGSWQFGRIADVVGQPDIRHVLWFTTWQALASTALTLLLALPAAFVFARLDFPGKQALRAVVTVPFVLPTVVAGSAFLALVGHGGLLDQLWGVRLDTTVWAILLAHVFFNYAVVVRTVGGLWAQLDPRQEEAARMLGASPFAAWRKVTLPALGPAVAAAALMVFLFTFTSFGVVQILGGPTFSTLEVEIYRQTSELFDLTTAAVLTLVQFAAVGAVLGVHAWTVRRRESALRLVDPGLTARRPRGAGQWTLLAGVLATVALLLVLPLAVLVRRSLDAPGFGYYRALARTDGGTFLVAPVHAVWTSLQYAAAATAIAVLIGALAAAALARRDAGRLVRGFDALLMLPLGVSAVTVGFGFLIALDKPPLDLRQSWILVPLAQALVGAPFVVRTMLPVLRAVDARLREAAAVLGASPWRVWREIDLPLVRRALLVAAGFAFAVSLGEFGATVFIARPDNPTLPVAVARLLSRPGDLNYGQAMALSTILMVVCAAALLLLERLRTDRTGEF
- a CDS encoding thiamine ABC transporter substrate-binding protein, giving the protein MHNKTFVVAAVGFGLVALSACGSTQGQDKADGKTVTLVSHDSWAVSKSVLADFEKRSGYKVRVLKDGDAGQAVNKAILTKDNPQGDVLFGVDNTLLSRALDNGLFQPYTAKGLDKVGARYQLDGKHRVTPVDYGDICVNYDKAYFSAHHLAPPQSYADLTKPAYKNLLVTENAATASPGLGFLLGSAARFGDQGWQDYWKKLKANGVKVVDGWEQAYYQEFSGSSEGKKAGGDRPLVVSYASSPPAEVIYAKKRPATAPTGVATGTCFRQIEFAGLLSNAQNPKGAKAFLDFLISREFQQDMPLNMYVYPVVAGAEVPADFTKYGPPARHPETMAPEKIAANRDQWVKTWTSLVLK
- the rlmN gene encoding 23S rRNA (adenine(2503)-C(2))-methyltransferase RlmN, with product MPIPGELTFVAPRGAKKPPRHLADLSPAERKEAVAGIGEKPFRAKQLSQHYFARYAHDPEQWTDIPAGSREKLREALFPELMTVVRHLATDEGTTRKTLWRLFDGTLVESVLMRYPDRVTMCISSQAGCGMNCPFCATGQAGLDRNLSTAEIVHQIVDGMRALRDGEVPGGPARLSNIVFMGMGEPLANYKRVVGAIRALTDPAPDGLGLSQRGITVSTVGLVPAIHRFSDEGFKCRLAISLHAPDDELRDTLVPVNTRWKVREVLDAGFEYAEKSGRRLSIEYALIRDINDQAWRGDRLGRLLRGRPVHVNLIPLNPTPGSKWTASRPEDEKAFVEAIAAHGVPVTIRDTRGQEIDGACGQLAATER
- a CDS encoding VOC family protein — translated: MPEVTTPYATGTPCWVDLMASDQQAALDFYRDLLGWQGQPGPAEFGGYTVCELHGKAVAGLGPKPQDMPEPPPTVWTSYLASTDAQATQDAIVSAGGTLIVPVMDVGDLGRMLIAADPQGAVFGVWQPGAFSGAQVVNEAGALTWNELHTSDVPGATGFYGEAFGIEIEPMEGADSYWVLLVGGRPVGGVTQLANDPPGTPAHWLSYFAVDDVDSTVDALVRSGGTVLAPPFDMMAGRMTVVADPQGAPFAMIKPKPM
- a CDS encoding phosphatidate cytidylyltransferase, with protein sequence MSDSSWGAPPPAGQTGYWGPAEGGPVQGGDAPAGPAYDAPAAQHTRPMPIVPDVPAYGGDQDDTRGAARLSGPLFRDEPQPQHGTPPRYGAEPPYGERPPYEQPQQQPFEQRPQYGQQPYGAQPQAPYGTPQPTPAPTPSPSQNPVPMPDAPQPAPAPAPQKKSAGRDLSAAIGVGVGLGVVIIASLFIVKAVFVGVVAVAVVVGLWELTSRLQERKQIKAPLVPLAVGGAAMVVAGYVRGAEGAWVAMALTALAVLVWRMTEPPEGYLKDVTAGVFAAFYVPFLATFVALMLAADDGPWRVLTFLLLTVVSDTGAYAVGWRFGKHKLAPRISPGKTREGLFGAVSFAMVVGALCMQFLIDGGHWWQGLLLGLAVAASATLGDLGESMIKRDLGIKDMGTLLPGHGGIMDRLDSLLPTAPVVWLLLVLFVGST
- the frr gene encoding ribosome recycling factor, with the protein product MIEETLLEAEEKMEKAVVVAKEDFAAIRTGRAHPAMFNKIVADYYGALTPINQLASFSVPEPRMAVVTPFDKSALRNIEQAIRDSDLGVNPSNDGNIIRVVFPELTEERRRDYIKVAKGKAEDSKVSIRSVRRKAKDAIDKMIKDGEIGEDEGRRAEKELDDLTAKYVAQVDELLKHKESELLEV
- the pyrH gene encoding UMP kinase, with the translated sequence MTDKAQKSDDGKVRGRFLLKLSGEAFSGGGGLGVDPDVVHKIAREIAAVVRDGAQVAVVIGGGNFFRGAELQQRGMDRARSDYMGMLGTVMNCLALQDFLEKEGIDSRVQTAITMGQVAEPYIPLRAVRHLEKGRVVIFGAGMGMPYFSTDTTAAQRALEIDAEALLMGKNGVDGVYDSDPKTNPDAVKFDALGYGEVITRDLKVADATAITLCRDNKLPILVFELLAEGNIARAVKGEKIGTLVGDHGSRN
- the tsf gene encoding translation elongation factor Ts; translation: MANYTAADVKKLRELTGAGMMDCKKALDEAEGNVDKAVEALRIKGQKGVAKREGRSAENGAVVSIIADDNASGVLVELKCETDFVAKGDKFQAVAKTIAEHVAKISPADIEALLASEIEPGKTVQAFVDEANANLGEKIVLDRFARFSDGYVTAYMHRTMPDLPPQIGVLVELDKPNADVAKGIAQHIAAFAPKYLAKEDVPADVVESERRIAEETTRAEGKPEAAIAKIVDGRVNGFFKDATLLGQPYALDNKKSVQKVLDEAGVTLKRFTRIKVGI